A single window of Candidatus Dependentiae bacterium DNA harbors:
- a CDS encoding GIY-YIG nuclease family protein yields MSYYVYLIKSIKYSTTYVGYTKNIAERLATHNSGGSIHTKKDRQWELIVCITFKNIECAKQS; encoded by the coding sequence ATGTCATATTACGTTTATCTTATAAAATCTATTAAATACTCAACAACATATGTTGGCTATACAAAAAATATAGCTGAGCGTCTGGCTACACATAATTCTGGAGGCTCTATTCATACAAAGAAAGACAGGCAGTGGGAGTTGATCGTATGTATAACATTTAAAAATATAGAATGTGCGAAACAATCTTAA